A DNA window from Ovis aries strain OAR_USU_Benz2616 breed Rambouillet chromosome 7, ARS-UI_Ramb_v3.0, whole genome shotgun sequence contains the following coding sequences:
- the C7H14orf39 gene encoding protein SIX6OS1 translates to MYHGYICQYKDVLKQYQLKYSETPLSHEYYEKKREYEEIKNRVLTSTEQLKMNETIFMEFLVPAPFPSLTSWTLHMVNLRYKTQDILKHANQFSKRSCDLKKEVDDMEIEINYLNQQIARHYEKKNLTETLEEKSKKVEKRKELKERIFEKDPQPVLMLNKTAQNSQLFLPYESQKLVKPIKMHSSEPRVIDKKEESSVSQSKLANIDFKQKENDAHVLNDSAVNNHPKCTHVTAFKNSQNIMQFRLVTPQKQSDCNQWLEKRDTDAECGDKKTIRQLPESNCASQITYAEHFGKQIESNSDEVEERAGIFPRTSEIPLFLQTPEDVRTPDSVEKLPKTPSFEINRNTATESQTQKDSPGFSFLMSYTSRSPGLNLFDSSVFDSEISSHQFSEHYSSGNLNPLSSQQEIGNLFGKPEREDAFTFSFPSDSSTHTFGAGRDDFSFPFSFEQDQNSALSSVKGFSSTSQNTTQFTFF, encoded by the exons atgtACCATGGTTATATATGTCAGTATAAAGATGTTTTAAAGCAATACCAACTAAAATACTCAGAAACACCCCTCTCACATGAATAttatgagaagaaaagagaatatgaagaaattaaaaacagagtgtTGACAAGTACTGAACaactgaaaatgaatgaaactatTTTTATGGAATTTTTAG tgcCTGCTCCCTTTCCATCACTTACCAGTTGGACACTACATAT GGTTAATTTGAGATATAAAACACAAGATATTCTTAAACATGCTAACCAGTTTTCCAAAAGATCATGTGACTTGAAGAAAGAAGTAGATGACATGGAAAtagaaattaattatttaaaccaG cagaTTGCAAGACATTATGAAAAGAAGAATCTTACAGAAACTctagaagaaaaaagtaaaaaagtagaaaagagaaaggaattgaAAGAAAG aatttttgaaaaagatcCACAACCTGTACTTATGTTGAACAAAACTGCTCAAAACAGTCAATTATTTCTTCCATATGAATCTCAGAAATTAGTAAAACCAATAAAGATGCATTCTTCAGAACCAAGAGTTATAG ataaaaaagaagaaagttctgTGAGTCAGTCAAAGCTTGCCAATATTGActtcaagcaaaaagaaaatgatgcaCAT GTATTGAATGACTCTGCTGTGAATAACCATCCAAAATGTACACATgttacagcttttaaaaattcacaaaatattaTGCAGTTCAG ATTGGTAACTCCACAGAAACAATCAGATTGCAATCAATGGTTGGAAAAGAGAGATACAG ATGCTGAGTGTGGAGATAAAAAGACAATAAGACAATTGCCAGAATCAAATTGTGCTTCACAA ATTACATATGCAGAACATTTTGGGAAGCAAATAGAAAGTAATAGTGATGAAGTAGAAGAAAGGGCTGGGATTTTTCCACGAACTTCTgaaattcctttatttttacaAACTCCTGAAGATGTGAGAACACCTGACTCTGTGGAGAAATTACCTAAAACGCCCTCATTTGAAAT AAATAGAAATACGGCTACTGAGAGTCAAACACAAAAGGACTcccctggattttcttttttaatgagttataCTTCTCGATCCCCTGGATTGAATTTATTTGATTCTTCTGTATTTGATTCAGAAATCTCATCACATCAG tttagtgAACATTATTCTTCAGGAAATTTAAATCCTCTCTCATCACAACAAGAAATTG GAAACTTATTTGGGAAACCAGAAAGAGAAGAtgcctttactttttcttttccatcagaCTCTTCAACTCATACATTTGGAGCTGGAAGAGATGATTTTAGTTTTCCGTTTTCATTTGAGCAGGATCAAAACTCAGCACTTTCTTCTGTAAAAGGGTTTTCATCTACCtcacaaaataccacacaatttaCTTTTTTTTGA